In one Elephas maximus indicus isolate mEleMax1 chromosome 9, mEleMax1 primary haplotype, whole genome shotgun sequence genomic region, the following are encoded:
- the SPTLC1 gene encoding serine palmitoyltransferase 1 isoform X2, whose product MKTEEAILYSYGFATIASAIPAYSKRGDIVFVDKAACFAIQKGLQASRSDIKLFKHNDMADLERLLKEQEIEDQKNPRKARVTRRFIVVEGLYMNTGAICPLPELVKLKYKYKARIFLEESLSFGVLGEHGRGVTEHYGINIDDIDLISANMENSLASVGGFCCGRSFVIDHQRLSGQGYCFSASLPPLLAAAAIEALNIMEENPGIFALLKEKCEQIHKALQGISGLKVVGESFSPAFHLQLENSTGSREDDVKLLQEIVNQCMNRSVALTQARYLEREEKWLPPPSIRVVVTVEQTEEELEEAAATIKEVAQAILL is encoded by the exons AGATAAAGCTGCCTGCTTTGCTATTCAGAAAGGATTACAGGCATCACGTAGTGACATTAAGTTATTTAAACATAATGATATGGCTGACCTGGAGCGACTGCTGAAAGAACAAGAGATTGAAGATCAAAAG aatccTCGCAAGGCTCGTGTAACTCGACGTTTCATTGTAGTGGAAGGGTTGTATATGAATACTGGAGCTATTTGTCCTCTTCCAGAATTG GTtaagttaaaatataaatataaagcaAGAATCTTTCTGGAGGAAAGCCTTTCATTTGGAGTTCTAGGTGAGCACGGCCGGGGAGTCACTGAACACTATGGAATCAAT ATCGACGACATTGATCTTATCAGTGCAAACATGGAAAACTCCCTTGCTTCTGTCGGGGGTTTCTGTTGTGGCAGGTCCTTCGTAATTGATCATCAG CGACTTTCTGGCCAGGGCTACTGCTTCTCAGCTTCATTACCTCCCCTGTTAGCTGCCGCTGCGATTGAGGCTCTCAACATCATGGAAGAGAATCCAG GTATTTTTGCGTTGTTGAAGGAAAAGTGTGAACAAATTCATAAAGCATTACAAGG CATTTCTGGATTAAAAGTGGTGGGGGAGTCGTTTTCTCCAGCATTTCACCTACAGCTAGAAAACAGCACTGGGTCTCGAGAAGATGATGTTAAACTACTTCAGGAAATTGTAAATCAA TGCATGAACAGGAGTGTCGCGTTAACTCAGGCGCGCTACTTGGAGAGAGAAGAGAAGTGGCTTCCTCCTCCGAG TATTAGAGTTGTGGTCACAGTGGAGCAAACAGAAGAAGAACTGGAGGAAGCCGCTGCCACGATCAAAGAGGTGGCCCAGGCCATTCTGCTTTAG